GACTTCCGGATCTCGCTGCGCGCCCTGCTCGACGGCCTGCCGGCGCTGCCCCAGCCGGTCGTCGCCGCGGTCAACGGCCCCGCCCTCGGCGCCGGCACCGAGCTCGCCGCCGCCGCCGACCTGCGGGTGGTCGACGGCCGCGCCCGCTTCGGCATCCCCGCGGCGCGGCTCGGCCTCGCCATCCACGAGCGCACCGTGCGGCGGCTGGTGCGGCTGCTCGGCGAGAGCGTCGCCCGTGGCGTGCTCCTCGCCGCCGCCGAGGTCGACGCCGAGGCGGCGCTCCGGCTCGGCTTCGCCCACCGCCGGGGCGGCCTCGACGAGGTGCTCGCCTGGGCGTCGGAGATCGCCGCCCTCGCCCCGCTCAGCATCGCCGCCCACAAGCTCGCCCTGGAGCGGGTCGCCGGCGGCCCGGCGGCGGACGACGCCCAGATCGCCGCCACGATCCGCGCCGCCTGGGAGAGCAGGGACTTCCGCGAGGGCGTCGCCGCCTTCCACGAGCGCCGGCCGCCGCGGTTCCAGGGCGACTAGCGGTGAAGCCGGCGCCCTTCCGCTACGTCCGGCCGGGGACGGTGGCCGAGGCGGTCGCCGCCCTGGCCGCCGCCGGCGGCGAGGCCAGGCCCCTGGCCGGGGGTCAGAGCCTGGTGCCGCTGATGAACCTCCGCCTCGCCCGCCCCACCGTGGTGGTCGACCTGAACCGGGTGGGCGAGCTCGAGCGGCTGGCGGTCGAGGACGGGTGGCTGGTGATCGGTGCCATGGTCCGCCATCGCCGGCTCGCCACCGACCCGCTGGTGGCCCGGCACGCGCCCCTGCTCGCCGAGGCGGCGCGCTGGATCGGCCACGGCGCCATCCGTGCCCGGGGGACGATCGGCGGCAGCCTGGCCCACGCCGATCCCGCCGCCGAGCTTCCCTGCGCGGCGATCGCCCTGGACGCCGAGCTGAGCGTCG
This genomic stretch from Candidatus Dormiibacterota bacterium harbors:
- a CDS encoding enoyl-CoA hydratase, whose amino-acid sequence is MIRTAWHERVALLTIDRPERRNALDTEHCRLLLEAVTAAAGAGARVVVITGAGSAFCAGADLQGLYTEDFRISLRALLDGLPALPQPVVAAVNGPALGAGTELAAAADLRVVDGRARFGIPAARLGLAIHERTVRRLVRLLGESVARGVLLAAAEVDAEAALRLGFAHRRGGLDEVLAWASEIAALAPLSIAAHKLALERVAGGPAADDAQIAATIRAAWESRDFREGVAAFHERRPPRFQGD
- a CDS encoding FAD binding domain-containing protein; translated protein: MKPAPFRYVRPGTVAEAVAALAAAGGEARPLAGGQSLVPLMNLRLARPTVVVDLNRVGELERLAVEDGWLVIGAMVRHRRLATDPLVARHAPLLAEAARWIGHGAIRARGTIGGSLAHADPAAELPCAAIALDAELSVDGPGGGRTVAAAGLVDGAFSTRLGGGELITAVRVPLAAGARRWGFAELARRHGDFALVLAAATTGDGVAGVTLGGVAGAPLRVEVEGGLDEAGIPAVAARCRDACHPGDDVHATAAWRRAMVEVLVTRVLRQALPGR